From the genome of Equus asinus isolate D_3611 breed Donkey chromosome 24, EquAss-T2T_v2, whole genome shotgun sequence, one region includes:
- the CENPW gene encoding centromere protein W isoform X2: MVLSTTVSQRKHIKRKAPRGFLKRVFKRQKPHLRLETSGDLLKSPGQMLVRINVESLKRSMYWLQQR; this comes from the exons ATGGTGCTCTCGACCACAGTTTCCCAGAGGAAGCACATAAAGCGGAAGGCCCCCCGCGGCTTTCTAAAGCGCGTCTTCAAGCGACAGAAGCCTCACCTTCGTCTAGAGACAAGTGGCGACTTACTG AAGAGTCCAGGACAAATGCTTGTGAGAATAAATGTGGAATCATTAAAAAGGAGCATGTACTGGCTGCAGCAAAGGtaa
- the CENPW gene encoding centromere protein W isoform X1 translates to MVLSTTVSQRKHIKRKAPRGFLKRVFKRQKPHLRLETSGDLLMHLNCLLFVHRLAEESRTNACENKCGIIKKEHVLAAAKVILKKSRG, encoded by the exons ATGGTGCTCTCGACCACAGTTTCCCAGAGGAAGCACATAAAGCGGAAGGCCCCCCGCGGCTTTCTAAAGCGCGTCTTCAAGCGACAGAAGCCTCACCTTCGTCTAGAGACAAGTGGCGACTTACTG atgcATCTGAACTGTTTACTCTTTGTTCATCGATTAGCAGAAGAGTCCAGGACAAATGCTTGTGAGAATAAATGTGGAATCATTAAAAAGGAGCATGTACTGGCTGCAGCAAAG GTAATTCTAAAGAAGAGCAGAGGTTAG